From Cellulosimicrobium cellulans, the proteins below share one genomic window:
- a CDS encoding substrate-binding domain-containing protein, translating to MVGGFYFGRSLAGIARVLRAHGHRVVALQTYPADLDRDEFPGPPGRRPLLGRSSFDGFVVMTTALADAELRELDASGVPLVLLGVRADGLRAPAVSPDNAGGVRAAVDHLVEHGHDRIGFVGNTEQRDTLERYDAYRAALAAHDLAFSPSWVYRTRDNQEASAEAAARRLASRGLPTTATLAATDRNAIGFMRGLQASGFELPAEQAVVGFDHADSGARARPRLSTVDPLHDQVGERVAELLVARARGENVGREHRLGRAALIRRESCGCLEGTQGELIGGPAARVAAVSAPADPDRPLDEVARVVFASVLERSDVRGVQRRRASDGGQRPAPVDAWLLVLRHLLRGAAESGVVPPAAALRSLADRTAALRPSQEALEQIVPALEAEVAALVREVRRRRPVVRASQLGRTVLSRSTHRDPPASSAVTRADAVRATAAEVVVAVARGCAHGAVARTGRLEQDLVDLYEVDLGLLRGDGEGLRRLDWLPRGVGGTAALALWEDADDGFGRRVLRVVGVRGGGTAVERLAGSVLATAQFPPRELLDPRSLTVVAPVAFGRSDWGFLVVGGLVDTRTTSTRERYNHWAAMLAVALDREALVTSLQEQQHALADSAERVRALALEVEAGAERAALVSIASHDGTWDWDVETGTVRWSPAWARIVGCDVADLRDDPEEWLGRVHPEDLQTVHAAVAAQLAGTTEPLDVEHRLRCADGEHVRVRCRAVTVLDAGGRPARMVGALAVLSDVERYRSELRGRALVDPDSGVLHRSLFVDRLEQAIGRGGRVPGYGAHVLAVGLDAPPTVPALHRLAGALGAAGSLCALAPTDLVVLLDGVSDDAARHAAVRAAGACGSAVVEHLGDVTGAPDALEVLRRAGVALARRRARALGTVVPWSAPSETFRAL from the coding sequence GTGGTCGGAGGGTTCTACTTCGGGCGGTCCCTGGCGGGGATCGCCCGGGTCCTGCGGGCGCACGGGCACCGGGTGGTCGCCCTCCAGACCTACCCGGCGGACCTCGACCGCGACGAGTTCCCGGGACCGCCGGGCCGGCGGCCCCTGCTGGGGCGCTCGTCGTTCGACGGGTTCGTCGTGATGACGACGGCGCTCGCCGACGCCGAGCTGCGCGAGCTCGACGCGTCAGGCGTCCCGCTCGTGCTCCTGGGGGTGCGCGCGGACGGGCTGCGCGCGCCCGCGGTGTCCCCGGACAACGCGGGTGGCGTCCGCGCCGCCGTCGACCATCTCGTGGAGCACGGTCACGACCGCATCGGGTTCGTCGGCAACACCGAGCAGCGCGACACGCTCGAGAGGTACGACGCGTACCGTGCGGCGCTGGCCGCGCACGACCTCGCCTTCTCTCCCTCGTGGGTCTACCGCACGCGCGACAACCAGGAGGCGAGCGCCGAGGCCGCCGCGCGTCGGCTCGCGTCCCGCGGCCTGCCGACGACGGCGACGCTCGCCGCGACCGACCGCAACGCCATCGGCTTCATGCGGGGCCTGCAGGCCAGCGGGTTCGAGCTGCCCGCGGAGCAGGCCGTGGTCGGGTTCGACCACGCCGACTCGGGGGCGCGGGCGCGGCCCCGGCTCTCGACCGTCGACCCGCTGCACGACCAGGTCGGCGAGCGGGTCGCCGAGCTGCTCGTCGCGCGGGCACGCGGGGAGAACGTCGGCCGGGAGCACCGGCTGGGTCGCGCGGCCCTCATCCGGCGCGAGTCGTGCGGGTGCCTGGAGGGCACGCAGGGCGAGCTCATCGGCGGACCGGCCGCCCGGGTGGCGGCCGTGTCGGCGCCCGCGGACCCGGACCGGCCCCTCGACGAGGTCGCCCGGGTGGTCTTCGCCTCCGTCCTGGAGCGGTCCGACGTGCGCGGCGTCCAGCGCCGGCGCGCGTCGGACGGCGGCCAGCGCCCGGCTCCGGTCGACGCGTGGCTCCTGGTGCTGCGGCACCTGCTCCGGGGTGCCGCGGAGTCGGGCGTGGTGCCCCCGGCGGCGGCGCTGCGCTCGCTCGCGGACCGGACCGCGGCGCTGCGCCCGTCGCAGGAGGCGCTCGAGCAGATCGTGCCCGCGCTCGAGGCCGAGGTCGCCGCGCTCGTCCGGGAGGTGCGACGGCGCCGCCCGGTGGTGCGTGCGTCCCAGCTCGGTCGGACCGTGCTGTCGCGCAGCACCCACCGGGACCCCCCGGCGAGCTCCGCGGTCACGCGGGCCGACGCCGTCCGGGCGACCGCGGCCGAGGTGGTCGTCGCCGTCGCCCGGGGGTGCGCGCATGGCGCGGTCGCGCGCACGGGGCGGCTCGAGCAGGACCTGGTGGACCTCTACGAGGTCGACCTCGGCCTGCTGCGCGGCGACGGGGAGGGGCTGCGTCGCCTCGACTGGCTGCCGCGCGGCGTCGGCGGGACGGCGGCGCTCGCGCTGTGGGAGGACGCCGACGACGGCTTCGGCCGCCGCGTGCTGCGGGTCGTCGGCGTCCGCGGCGGTGGGACGGCCGTCGAACGGCTCGCGGGGTCGGTCCTCGCGACGGCGCAGTTCCCTCCCCGCGAGCTCCTCGACCCGCGGTCGCTCACGGTCGTCGCGCCGGTCGCGTTCGGTCGGTCCGACTGGGGGTTCCTCGTGGTGGGCGGCCTCGTGGACACGCGCACGACGAGCACCCGCGAGCGGTACAACCACTGGGCGGCCATGCTCGCGGTCGCGCTGGACCGGGAGGCCCTGGTCACCTCGCTGCAGGAGCAGCAGCACGCGCTCGCCGACTCGGCCGAGCGCGTGCGCGCGCTGGCGCTCGAGGTCGAGGCGGGGGCCGAGCGCGCCGCGCTCGTGTCCATCGCGTCCCACGACGGGACGTGGGACTGGGACGTCGAGACGGGGACCGTGCGCTGGTCGCCGGCGTGGGCCCGCATCGTGGGCTGCGACGTGGCCGACCTCCGGGACGACCCCGAGGAGTGGCTCGGCCGGGTGCACCCGGAGGACCTGCAGACCGTCCACGCCGCGGTCGCCGCGCAGCTCGCGGGCACGACGGAGCCGCTCGACGTCGAGCACCGGCTGCGGTGCGCCGACGGCGAGCACGTGCGGGTCCGCTGCCGTGCCGTGACCGTGCTCGACGCCGGCGGGCGCCCGGCCCGCATGGTCGGCGCGCTCGCCGTCCTGTCCGACGTCGAGCGGTACCGCAGCGAGCTGCGCGGGCGGGCGCTCGTCGACCCCGACTCGGGCGTGCTGCACCGCTCGCTGTTCGTCGACCGGCTCGAGCAGGCGATCGGTCGCGGTGGGCGGGTCCCGGGATACGGCGCGCACGTGCTCGCCGTCGGGCTCGACGCGCCGCCGACGGTCCCCGCGCTGCACCGGCTCGCCGGCGCGCTGGGCGCCGCGGGCTCGCTGTGCGCGCTGGCGCCGACCGACCTCGTCGTGCTCCTCGACGGTGTGTCCGACGACGCCGCCCGCCACGCGGCGGTGCGTGCGGCGGGGGCGTGCGGGTCCGCCGTCGTCGAGCACCTGGGGGACGTCACGGGGGCGCCGGACGCGCTCGAGGTCCTGCGCCGCGCCGGGGTGGCGCTCGCGCGTCGGCGGGCGCGCGCGCTCGGCACGGTCGTGCCGTGGTCGGCGCCGTCCGAAACGTTTCGCGCGTTGTGA
- a CDS encoding glycoside hydrolase family 48 protein: MPRTSRRAAPPPTAPHARAARGRRTTAAALAAGVVLAALAAVPPASADPAAPRSTSTAGTAVALVDGEYTQRFLELYAKVHDPANGYFSPQGIPYHAVETLMVEAPDYGHETTSEAYSFWLWLETSYGQVTGDWEPFNHAWDTLEAYMIPTTENQPTNGAYDPAKPATYAPEFNHPSQYPSQLDTSVSVGTDPIAAELRSTYGTPEVYGMHWLADVDNVYGFGAAPGSSTLLGPDHEGTSYINTFQRGPQESVWETVPQPSIDDFSYGGENGYLDLFTGDASYAKQWKYTNAPDADARAVEAAYWANKFATEQGQPEAVADTVGKASKMGDYLRYALFDKYFKTPGCESTSCAAGSGRSSAHYLLSWYYAWGGALDTSGPWAWRIGSSHAHFGYQNPMAAWALANDPALQPASPTASDDWGTSLDRQIELFQWLQSPEGGIAGGSTNSWDGHYADRPDDVATFYGMAYTEAPVYHDPPSNSWMGMQGWGVERIAQLYEETGDERAEAILDRWVPWVMDHVTVTDDSWQIPSNLAWSGQPDDWDPENPGDNAGLSVEVTGYGQDVGVAGALARSLMYYAAGGEGPQHDAAQQVARELLDAIWEQNSDPVGVATTETRADYARFDDVLTSTTGDGTYVPAGWTGTMPNGDVIEPGASFLDLRSFYLDDPQWSKVEAHLDGGPAPEFTYHRFWAQTAVATALADYDRLFGEDVPTEPDTEAPTTPADLAVTGTTATTASLAWTASTDDVRVVAYDVLRDGEVVGSTPRTTFTDEDLTPETTYRYTVRARDAAGNLSPVSLGAQATTLADDGGPEPGACTATYRTAGSWQGGYQGEVTVTAGASGVSGWTVTLDLAPGGLSQAWNATTSVSGSVLTATNVGWNGTLAAGGTTSFGFIGTGAPPSSPAVACG; the protein is encoded by the coding sequence ATGCCACGCACGTCCCGGCGCGCAGCGCCACCACCCACCGCCCCGCACGCGCGAGCCGCGCGGGGGCGGCGTACGACGGCCGCCGCGCTCGCCGCGGGCGTCGTGCTCGCGGCCCTCGCCGCGGTCCCGCCGGCGAGCGCCGACCCTGCGGCACCACGGTCCACGTCGACGGCGGGCACGGCCGTGGCGCTCGTCGACGGCGAGTACACGCAGCGGTTCCTCGAGCTGTACGCGAAGGTCCACGACCCCGCGAACGGCTACTTCTCGCCCCAGGGCATCCCGTACCACGCGGTCGAGACGCTCATGGTGGAGGCGCCGGACTACGGGCACGAGACGACGTCGGAGGCGTACTCCTTCTGGCTGTGGCTCGAGACGTCGTACGGTCAGGTGACCGGTGACTGGGAGCCGTTCAACCACGCGTGGGACACGCTCGAGGCGTACATGATCCCCACCACGGAGAACCAGCCCACCAACGGGGCGTACGACCCGGCCAAGCCCGCGACGTACGCGCCGGAGTTCAACCACCCGAGCCAGTACCCGTCGCAGCTCGACACGTCGGTGTCCGTCGGCACCGACCCGATCGCGGCCGAGCTGCGGTCGACCTACGGCACGCCCGAGGTCTACGGAATGCACTGGCTCGCGGACGTCGACAACGTGTACGGCTTCGGTGCCGCACCGGGCTCCTCGACGCTGCTCGGGCCGGACCACGAGGGCACGTCGTACATCAACACGTTCCAGCGCGGCCCGCAGGAGTCCGTCTGGGAGACGGTGCCCCAGCCGTCGATCGACGACTTCAGCTACGGCGGCGAGAACGGCTACCTCGACCTCTTCACGGGCGACGCGTCCTACGCGAAGCAGTGGAAGTACACCAACGCGCCCGACGCCGACGCGCGCGCGGTCGAGGCGGCCTACTGGGCGAACAAGTTCGCGACCGAGCAGGGCCAGCCCGAGGCCGTCGCCGACACGGTCGGCAAGGCCTCGAAGATGGGCGACTACCTGCGCTACGCGCTGTTCGACAAGTACTTCAAGACGCCGGGCTGCGAGTCCACGTCGTGCGCCGCGGGGTCGGGCCGGAGCAGCGCGCACTACCTGCTGTCCTGGTACTACGCGTGGGGCGGGGCGCTCGACACGTCCGGCCCGTGGGCCTGGCGCATCGGGTCGAGCCACGCGCACTTCGGGTACCAGAACCCGATGGCGGCCTGGGCGCTCGCGAACGACCCGGCGCTCCAGCCCGCGTCGCCGACGGCGAGCGACGACTGGGGCACGAGCCTCGACCGGCAGATCGAGCTCTTCCAGTGGCTCCAGTCGCCCGAGGGCGGGATCGCGGGCGGCAGCACGAACTCGTGGGACGGCCACTACGCCGACCGCCCCGACGACGTCGCGACGTTCTACGGCATGGCGTACACCGAGGCGCCCGTCTACCACGACCCGCCGTCCAACTCGTGGATGGGCATGCAGGGCTGGGGGGTCGAGCGCATCGCGCAGCTCTACGAGGAGACGGGCGACGAGCGCGCCGAGGCGATCCTCGACAGGTGGGTGCCGTGGGTGATGGACCACGTCACGGTCACGGACGACTCCTGGCAGATCCCGTCCAACCTCGCGTGGTCGGGCCAGCCCGACGACTGGGACCCCGAGAACCCGGGCGACAACGCGGGCCTGAGCGTCGAGGTGACGGGCTACGGCCAGGACGTCGGCGTCGCCGGCGCGCTCGCGCGCTCGCTCATGTACTACGCGGCCGGCGGCGAGGGCCCGCAGCACGACGCGGCGCAGCAGGTCGCGCGCGAGCTGCTCGACGCGATCTGGGAGCAGAACAGCGACCCGGTCGGCGTCGCGACGACCGAGACGCGGGCGGACTACGCGCGCTTCGACGACGTCCTGACGTCGACCACGGGCGACGGGACGTACGTACCGGCCGGGTGGACGGGGACCATGCCGAACGGCGACGTGATCGAGCCGGGCGCGTCGTTCCTCGACCTGCGGTCGTTCTACCTCGACGACCCGCAGTGGTCGAAGGTCGAGGCGCACCTCGACGGCGGGCCGGCCCCGGAGTTCACGTACCACCGGTTCTGGGCCCAGACCGCGGTCGCGACGGCGCTCGCCGACTACGACCGCCTGTTCGGCGAGGACGTCCCGACGGAGCCGGACACCGAGGCGCCCACGACGCCGGCCGACCTCGCCGTGACGGGGACGACGGCCACGACCGCGTCGCTCGCGTGGACGGCGTCGACGGACGACGTCCGCGTGGTCGCGTACGACGTGCTGCGCGACGGGGAGGTGGTGGGCTCCACGCCGCGCACGACCTTCACGGACGAGGACCTCACGCCCGAGACGACCTACCGGTACACGGTGCGGGCGCGCGACGCGGCGGGCAACCTCTCGCCGGTGTCCCTGGGGGCGCAGGCCACGACGCTCGCGGACGACGGCGGCCCGGAGCCGGGGGCCTGCACCGCGACCTACCGGACGGCCGGGTCGTGGCAGGGCGGGTACCAGGGCGAGGTCACGGTCACGGCCGGCGCCTCCGGCGTCTCGGGCTGGACCGTGACGCTCGACCTCGCGCCGGGTGGCCTGTCGCAGGCGTGGAACGCGACGACCAGCGTGAGCGGGAGCGTCCTGACCGCGACGAACGTCGGCTGGAACGGCACGCTCGCCGCCGGCGGGACGACGTCGTTCGGGTTCATCGGGACGGGCGCGCCGCCGTCGTCACCGGCGGTCGCGTGCGGCTGA
- a CDS encoding acyl-CoA thioesterase produces MRLERVGDGDGSAADPEHFRGESVHQPTGRVYGGQVLAQAVLAAGRTVPEGRLPHSLHGYFLRPGGLDVPIDFAVERLRDGRSFSARRTHAIQHGKPILSMISSFQEDQGGIEHSSPMPDAPPPEDVRSALDVLGGIDHPIARFWSHHSAFELRHVGGSLYLGPDHEPTDHQMVWMRARGDVGDDQLLHRALMAYACDQVMLEPILRESGTSWVTPGISIASLDHAMWWHRDARVDDWLLYVQSASSAQGGRGLGAARVFAQDGTLVASIAQEGMVRLPAL; encoded by the coding sequence CTGCGCCTCGAGCGGGTCGGTGACGGTGACGGGTCCGCCGCCGACCCCGAGCACTTCCGCGGCGAGAGCGTCCACCAGCCGACGGGCCGGGTCTACGGGGGCCAGGTGCTCGCGCAGGCCGTGCTCGCCGCCGGGCGCACCGTGCCCGAGGGCCGTCTCCCCCACTCGCTGCACGGGTACTTCCTGCGGCCCGGCGGCCTCGACGTGCCGATCGACTTCGCGGTCGAGCGGCTGCGCGACGGGCGCTCGTTCAGCGCGCGCCGGACGCACGCGATCCAGCACGGCAAGCCGATCCTGTCGATGATCTCCTCGTTCCAGGAGGACCAGGGCGGCATCGAGCACTCGTCGCCCATGCCCGACGCCCCGCCGCCGGAGGACGTGCGGTCCGCCCTCGACGTGCTCGGCGGCATCGACCACCCGATCGCACGCTTCTGGTCGCACCACTCGGCGTTCGAGCTGCGGCACGTCGGCGGCTCGCTCTACCTCGGTCCCGACCACGAGCCCACGGACCACCAGATGGTGTGGATGCGGGCGCGGGGCGACGTCGGCGACGACCAGCTGCTGCACCGTGCGCTCATGGCCTACGCGTGCGACCAGGTGATGCTCGAGCCGATCCTCCGCGAGTCGGGCACGAGCTGGGTCACGCCCGGCATCTCGATCGCGAGCCTCGACCACGCCATGTGGTGGCACCGCGACGCGCGGGTCGACGACTGGCTGCTCTACGTGCAGTCGGCGTCGAGCGCCCAGGGCGGCCGCGGGCTCGGGGCGGCACGCGTGTTCGCGCAGGACGGGACGCTCGTCGCGTCCATCGCGCAGGAGGGCATGGTCCGCCTCCCGGCGCTGTGA
- a CDS encoding globin produces the protein MRPSRTFYDEVGGHETFVRLVDAFYEGVADDPVMRPMYPEEDLGPARWRLTAFLEQYWGGPTTYSEQRGHPRLRMRHAPFKVNPEARDRWLAHMRAAVDTLDLAPIHEATLWDYLERAAHSLLNTFED, from the coding sequence GTGCGCCCGAGCCGCACGTTCTACGACGAGGTCGGCGGCCACGAGACGTTCGTGCGCCTCGTCGACGCGTTCTACGAGGGCGTCGCCGACGACCCGGTCATGCGCCCGATGTACCCCGAGGAGGACCTGGGCCCCGCGCGCTGGCGCCTGACGGCGTTCCTCGAGCAGTACTGGGGTGGCCCGACGACGTACAGCGAGCAGCGCGGGCACCCGCGCCTGCGGATGCGGCACGCCCCGTTCAAGGTCAACCCCGAGGCGCGGGACCGCTGGCTCGCCCACATGCGCGCCGCCGTCGACACCCTCGACCTCGCACCGATCCACGAGGCGACGCTGTGGGACTATCTGGAGCGCGCGGCGCACTCGCTCCTCAACACCTTCGAGGACTGA
- the ptsP gene encoding phosphoenolpyruvate--protein phosphotransferase yields MTGGTQDEARQVITGIGVCPGTVVGPVVLMPEPIAEPAPGLRMGPREDHEAQARRVDAAAAQVAADLQRAADAADGETRDVLEATAAMAGDPTLAADARRRVLDEHLVPERAVWEAAEEVVRQFTELGGYFAERARDVADVRDRLVAALTDRPAPGVPEHAEPFVLVAPDLAPSATAALDPARVLAIVTDGAGPTSHTAIVANAKGIPAVVAATGASAALAPEDVVLVDGAAGTVVVHPSEEQVAAARARSLQVRTFDGTGRTRDGHRVQLLANVGDPAGAAPAAAAGAEGVGLFRSEFCFLDREQPPTVEEQVTAYRTVFREFGGRKVVIRTLDSGADKPLHFLTVDDEENPALGVRGLRTAARWPELLEQQLDAIAQAAAAEEAEVWVMAPMVSTVGETEWFVERCRAHGLDVAGVMVEVPSAALLAGPILARASFASIGTNDLTQYTMAADRLLGSLAELSDPWQPAVLRLVEATCAGGAQQGRPVGVCGEAASQPVLAVVLVGLGVSSLSMTARAIPDVAALLREVDVDECRRLARLAVEAESAAEARAVVRENLPVLTELGL; encoded by the coding sequence GTGACGGGCGGAACCCAGGACGAGGCACGGCAGGTCATCACGGGAATCGGTGTGTGCCCCGGCACGGTGGTCGGGCCGGTGGTGCTCATGCCGGAGCCGATCGCGGAGCCGGCACCCGGGCTGCGGATGGGCCCGCGCGAGGACCACGAGGCGCAGGCGCGTCGCGTCGACGCCGCGGCCGCGCAGGTCGCCGCCGACCTCCAGCGCGCCGCGGACGCCGCCGACGGCGAGACGCGCGACGTGCTCGAGGCGACCGCCGCGATGGCCGGCGACCCCACCCTGGCGGCCGACGCGCGGCGCCGCGTCCTCGACGAGCACCTGGTGCCCGAGCGCGCGGTCTGGGAGGCGGCGGAGGAGGTCGTGCGGCAGTTCACCGAGCTCGGCGGGTACTTCGCCGAGCGCGCCCGCGACGTCGCCGACGTGCGCGACCGGCTCGTCGCCGCGCTCACGGACCGCCCCGCGCCCGGGGTCCCGGAGCACGCGGAGCCGTTCGTGCTCGTCGCGCCCGACCTCGCGCCGTCGGCCACCGCTGCCCTCGACCCGGCGCGCGTGCTCGCGATCGTCACCGACGGCGCCGGCCCGACGTCGCACACCGCCATCGTCGCCAACGCCAAGGGCATCCCGGCCGTGGTCGCCGCGACGGGAGCGAGCGCGGCGCTCGCGCCGGAGGACGTCGTCCTCGTCGACGGCGCCGCCGGGACCGTGGTCGTGCACCCGTCCGAGGAGCAGGTCGCCGCAGCGCGGGCGCGCTCGCTGCAGGTACGCACGTTCGACGGCACCGGCCGCACGCGCGACGGGCACCGCGTCCAGCTCCTCGCGAACGTCGGCGACCCCGCGGGCGCGGCGCCGGCCGCCGCGGCCGGCGCCGAGGGCGTCGGGCTGTTCCGCTCGGAGTTCTGCTTCCTCGACCGCGAGCAGCCGCCGACGGTCGAGGAGCAGGTCACCGCCTACCGCACGGTGTTCCGCGAGTTCGGCGGGCGCAAGGTCGTCATCCGCACGCTCGACTCCGGCGCGGACAAGCCGCTCCACTTCCTCACGGTCGACGACGAGGAGAACCCCGCGCTGGGCGTGCGCGGGCTGCGCACCGCCGCGCGGTGGCCCGAGCTGCTCGAGCAGCAGCTCGACGCGATCGCGCAGGCCGCCGCCGCGGAGGAGGCCGAGGTCTGGGTCATGGCGCCCATGGTGTCGACCGTCGGCGAGACGGAGTGGTTCGTCGAGCGCTGCCGTGCCCACGGGCTCGACGTCGCGGGCGTCATGGTCGAGGTCCCGAGCGCCGCGCTGCTCGCCGGGCCGATCCTCGCGCGCGCGTCGTTCGCGTCGATCGGCACGAACGACCTCACGCAGTACACGATGGCGGCCGACCGTCTTCTCGGGTCGCTCGCCGAGCTGAGCGACCCGTGGCAGCCCGCGGTGCTGCGGCTCGTCGAGGCCACGTGCGCGGGCGGCGCGCAGCAGGGTCGGCCCGTGGGCGTGTGCGGCGAGGCGGCCTCGCAGCCGGTGCTGGCCGTCGTGCTCGTGGGGCTCGGGGTGTCGTCGCTCTCCATGACGGCCCGGGCGATCCCCGACGTCGCCGCGCTCCTGCGCGAGGTCGACGTCGACGAGTGCCGGCGGCTCGCGCGGCTCGCCGTCGAGGCCGAGAGCGCGGCCGAGGCTCGCGCCGTCGTCCGCGAGAACCTGCCGGTGCTCACCGAGCTCGGTCTCTGA
- a CDS encoding PTS glucose/sucrose transporter subunit IIB, translating into MTCRASSWVPPVTTSLLSDSGVRPGCPGRCARVPVAARRGDSRAAQRCCGAVALLRRSGDNLARRLGCCQVHGTPTPRIPRADPTRDSPQETLSMSTPSDQKAQQILEALGGQGNVVDLEPCITRLRVEVTDPQLVDEARLKATGAFGVVRSGRVVQVIVGPEADNLAAELDGLR; encoded by the coding sequence ATGACCTGCCGTGCCTCGTCCTGGGTTCCGCCCGTCACGACCTCGCTCCTGTCCGACTCGGGCGTGCGACCCGGGTGCCCGGGCCGGTGCGCACGCGTGCCCGTCGCCGCCCGACGAGGGGACTCGCGTGCGGCACAGCGTTGTTGCGGTGCCGTTGCGCTCCTGCGTCGATCCGGTGACAACCTCGCCAGGAGACTAGGCTGTTGCCAGGTGCACGGCACCCCGACACCCCGGATCCCCCGCGCGGATCCCACCCGCGACTCGCCTCAGGAGACACTTTCGATGAGCACCCCCTCGGACCAGAAGGCACAGCAGATCCTCGAGGCCCTCGGGGGCCAGGGCAACGTCGTCGACCTGGAGCCGTGCATCACGCGCCTGCGCGTCGAGGTGACCGACCCGCAGCTCGTCGACGAGGCGCGCCTCAAGGCGACCGGCGCGTTCGGCGTCGTGCGCTCCGGCCGCGTCGTCCAGGTCATCGTCGGCCCGGAGGCCGACAACCTCGCCGCGGAGCTCGACGGACTGCGCTGA
- a CDS encoding mechanosensitive ion channel family protein: MSHPLLAPVLRVPAEVPEEVRNGFDPSNPDDWFEWFVGVPLRVLLIIGIGAIVLALVRRLIRKVTEHIAEGTPTLRSKRLQGIGSSEVGSVLLRANPLASARRAQRARTVGSVLRSTANIVVGATIVLMVLTELGVNIAPFLASAGIAGVALGFGAQSLVKDFLSGTFMLLEDQYGVGDTVDFGEVTGTVEEVALRVTKVRDGNGTLWFVRNGEILRTGNKTQEWGRAVVDVRVAYWADVEAVRAALLAAAEDVGADPVLGTYFLEPPEVTGIESMTAEALQLKVQVKTQAAMQWEVARALRARVRQGLSDARIPLAGAQQVVVLDHSPSVPDDRPDDGPDDGPRAAARDEQAARDRRGAAAAAAVQDRTGGPAGPSA; encoded by the coding sequence ATGTCCCACCCCCTTCTCGCCCCCGTCCTGCGCGTGCCCGCGGAGGTCCCGGAAGAGGTCCGCAACGGCTTCGACCCGAGCAACCCCGACGACTGGTTCGAGTGGTTCGTCGGGGTCCCGCTGCGCGTGCTCCTCATCATCGGCATCGGCGCGATCGTGCTCGCCCTCGTGCGCCGGTTGATCCGCAAGGTCACGGAGCACATCGCCGAGGGGACGCCGACCCTGCGGAGCAAGCGCCTCCAGGGGATCGGGTCGTCGGAGGTCGGCTCCGTCCTGCTGCGGGCCAACCCGCTCGCGAGCGCCCGGCGGGCGCAGCGCGCGCGCACCGTCGGGTCCGTGCTGCGCTCGACCGCCAACATCGTCGTCGGCGCGACGATCGTGCTCATGGTCCTCACCGAGCTCGGTGTGAACATCGCGCCGTTCCTCGCGTCGGCGGGCATCGCGGGCGTCGCGCTCGGCTTCGGTGCGCAGAGCCTGGTCAAGGACTTCCTGTCCGGGACGTTCATGCTGCTCGAGGACCAGTACGGCGTGGGCGACACCGTGGACTTCGGCGAGGTCACGGGCACCGTCGAGGAGGTCGCGCTGCGGGTCACCAAGGTCCGCGACGGCAACGGGACCCTGTGGTTCGTGCGCAACGGGGAGATCCTGCGCACGGGCAACAAGACCCAGGAGTGGGGCCGCGCCGTGGTCGACGTGCGCGTGGCGTACTGGGCGGACGTGGAGGCGGTCCGCGCGGCGCTGCTCGCCGCGGCCGAGGACGTCGGCGCCGACCCCGTGCTCGGGACGTACTTCCTGGAGCCCCCCGAGGTCACGGGCATCGAGTCGATGACGGCCGAGGCGCTGCAGCTCAAGGTGCAGGTCAAGACGCAGGCCGCGATGCAGTGGGAGGTGGCGCGCGCGCTGCGCGCCCGCGTCCGGCAGGGGCTGTCCGACGCGCGGATCCCGCTGGCGGGGGCGCAGCAGGTGGTCGTCCTCGACCACTCGCCGTCGGTGCCCGACGACCGGCCCGACGACGGTCCGGACGACGGTCCGCGCGCCGCGGCGCGGGACGAGCAGGCGGCGCGCGACCGGCGCGGTGCCGCGGCGGCCGCCGCGGTGCAGGACCGGACCGGCGGTCCGGCGGGCCCCTCGGCCTGA